One uncultured Fibrobacter sp. genomic region harbors:
- a CDS encoding ABC transporter permease — MNRIAESLGKFIRKFLRTVVNYFRFVWMLFKSIPGAFSNFHTTVEQMQHVGLTSIPVVVAASLATGAIMAWQLAYQFADIIPLMFVGMAVGKSVMVELCPILTAMVLAGRIGASMCSELGTMAVTEQLDAYKVLGLSPYKFLLAPRLIATVIMLPTLTIISIFIGIVGGYEVAHLYKDVSFSVFFYGVRMFYRDWDLVVGLIKATLYGYFIASYACFFGFTTHSGAEGVGKNTKATVVAGMTSILIGGFVLSKLLLL; from the coding sequence TCGTATGGATGCTTTTCAAGAGCATTCCGGGTGCGTTCAGCAACTTTCACACCACCGTCGAACAGATGCAGCACGTGGGCCTCACGAGTATCCCCGTGGTGGTGGCAGCGTCCCTAGCGACCGGCGCCATCATGGCATGGCAGCTGGCGTACCAGTTTGCAGACATCATTCCGCTCATGTTTGTGGGCATGGCAGTCGGCAAGTCGGTGATGGTGGAGCTCTGCCCGATCCTTACCGCGATGGTGCTTGCGGGCCGCATCGGGGCCTCCATGTGTTCGGAACTTGGCACCATGGCCGTGACCGAGCAGCTCGATGCATACAAAGTATTAGGTTTAAGTCCCTATAAATTTTTGCTCGCGCCGCGCCTGATTGCAACGGTCATCATGCTCCCGACGCTTACGATTATCAGCATCTTTATCGGCATCGTGGGCGGCTACGAAGTGGCGCACCTGTACAAGGACGTATCTTTCTCCGTTTTCTTTTACGGTGTACGCATGTTCTACCGCGACTGGGACTTGGTCGTGGGCCTAATCAAGGCGACCCTCTACGGTTACTTTATTGCAAGCTACGCCTGTTTCTTTGGCTTTACCACGCACAGTGGCGCCGAAGGCGTCGGCAAGAACACCAAGGCCACCGTTGTCGCCGGCATGACAAGCATCCTTATCGGCGGATTCGTTCTTTCCAAATTGTTGCTGCTGTAA
- the gyrB gene encoding DNA topoisomerase (ATP-hydrolyzing) subunit B: protein MKKAEEDYSGSSITVLEGLEAVRVRPAMYIGSTDIRGLHHLVWEVVDNSVDEALAGFCSHIEISILPGNGIRVTDNGRGIPTDIHPKEKVGTIQVVMTKLHAGGKFNNSSYKVSAGLHGVGVSCVNALSNKLVVTVRRNGRVVQQEFARGVPCGPQVDLGESDGTTGTSVEFYPDDTIFSETVYVYDTLATRFRELAFLMSGLRLTLTDERTEEKHSETFCYPGGVSEFVRFVDEHRTPLFQEPIHLVLPDGQYPLEVAMWYNDGYQENFFSFVNNVNTYDGGTHVTGFKTALTRVISKFAQEMPKGKKDIQITSDDIREGLTAVIAIKVSQPQFEGQTKRKLGNSEIASYVASAFGAKLDEYFQENPAAVKTILDKVYNAAVAREAAHKARSLARRKNVLESGGLPGKLADCSSRDPKECELFIVEGDSAGGSAKMGRNREFQAILPLRGKILNVEKASLHRVLDTEEIQNLVNAIGCGLGTECKLEKLRYNKIVIMTDADVDGSHIQTLLLTFFFRYMRPLIDEGHVFLAMPPLFKLKVGTKETYLFDENDKDEAMAKLEDKKNVTVSRFKGLGEMSPEQLSETTMDPTKRFLKQCYVEDAVAADQIFSMLMGEDVEPRRKFIETNAYKVLNDLDV, encoded by the coding sequence ATGAAAAAGGCCGAAGAGGACTACAGCGGTTCCAGTATTACCGTTTTGGAAGGCCTCGAAGCGGTGCGCGTGCGCCCGGCCATGTACATCGGCTCGACCGACATCCGCGGTCTCCACCACCTGGTTTGGGAAGTGGTCGACAACTCCGTGGACGAAGCCTTGGCCGGATTCTGCTCCCATATCGAAATTTCCATTTTGCCGGGTAACGGCATCCGCGTAACCGACAACGGTCGTGGCATTCCGACCGACATCCACCCCAAGGAAAAGGTGGGCACCATCCAGGTCGTGATGACCAAGTTGCATGCCGGCGGTAAGTTCAACAACAGCTCCTACAAGGTTTCTGCAGGTCTCCACGGCGTGGGCGTGAGCTGCGTGAACGCACTTTCGAACAAGCTGGTTGTTACCGTGCGCCGCAATGGCCGCGTCGTGCAGCAGGAATTTGCCCGTGGCGTTCCGTGCGGCCCGCAGGTGGACCTCGGCGAAAGCGACGGTACGACCGGTACTTCTGTCGAATTCTACCCCGACGATACGATTTTCAGCGAAACCGTCTACGTGTACGACACGCTCGCCACGCGTTTCCGCGAACTCGCCTTCCTCATGAGCGGGCTCCGTCTGACGCTTACCGACGAACGCACCGAAGAAAAGCACAGCGAAACCTTCTGCTACCCCGGTGGCGTTTCGGAATTCGTGCGTTTCGTGGACGAACACCGCACCCCGCTGTTCCAGGAACCGATCCACCTGGTGCTCCCCGACGGACAGTATCCGCTCGAAGTCGCCATGTGGTACAACGACGGCTACCAGGAAAACTTCTTCAGTTTTGTGAACAACGTGAACACCTACGACGGCGGTACGCACGTGACTGGCTTCAAGACCGCCCTCACCCGCGTCATCAGCAAGTTCGCGCAGGAAATGCCCAAGGGCAAGAAGGACATCCAGATTACCTCCGACGATATCCGCGAAGGTTTGACCGCTGTCATCGCCATCAAGGTCTCGCAGCCGCAGTTCGAAGGCCAGACCAAGCGCAAGCTCGGCAACTCCGAAATCGCAAGCTATGTCGCCTCTGCATTCGGTGCGAAGCTCGACGAGTACTTCCAGGAAAATCCGGCAGCAGTCAAGACGATTCTCGACAAGGTTTATAACGCCGCCGTAGCCCGCGAAGCGGCCCACAAGGCACGCAGCCTCGCCCGCCGCAAGAACGTTCTCGAAAGCGGCGGACTTCCGGGCAAGCTCGCCGACTGCTCCAGCCGCGACCCCAAGGAATGCGAACTGTTCATCGTGGAAGGTGACTCTGCAGGTGGTTCTGCAAAGATGGGCCGTAACCGCGAGTTCCAGGCAATTCTCCCGCTGCGTGGTAAGATTCTGAACGTGGAAAAGGCGAGCCTCCACCGCGTGCTCGACACCGAAGAAATCCAGAACCTGGTGAATGCCATCGGTTGCGGTCTCGGCACCGAATGCAAGCTCGAAAAGCTCCGCTACAACAAGATCGTCATCATGACCGATGCTGATGTGGACGGCTCCCATATCCAGACCTTGCTCCTCACCTTCTTCTTCCGCTACATGCGTCCGCTCATCGACGAAGGTCACGTGTTCCTCGCCATGCCGCCCCTGTTCAAGCTCAAGGTCGGCACCAAGGAAACCTACCTGTTCGACGAGAACGACAAGGACGAAGCCATGGCGAAGCTCGAAGACAAGAAGAACGTGACCGTAAGCCGATTCAAAGGTCTTGGCGAAATGTCGCCGGAACAGCTTTCCGAAACGACCATGGACCCCACCAAGCGTTTCTTGAAGCAGTGCTACGTAGAAGACGCCGTGGCCGCCGACCAGATCTTCAGCATGCTCATGGGCGAAGACGTGGAACCGCGCCGCAAGTTTATCGAAACGAACGCCTACAAGGTCCTGAACGACCTGGATGTGTAA
- a CDS encoding polyprenyl synthetase family protein, with translation MAPSKEDFQTVLTQARGLVQEQLKLTEKVIFNVAKNAPAGIGERLESLFQRKGKRIRSTLLCLIAQSGSQKPDSQRVAQACAGIELLHLASLVHDDIIDGTDIRRGQKTAHKEWGTQVAVLIGDYVLSQAMQCVIDEESHDIPTVLSKAADKLIAGEILELDQSGNMRLSFEEYDRIIDGKTAALIAAAARIGAILAGFDKENIDKCAQMGSHFGIAFQIIDDLLDYGFGSKNLDKAKFTDLGNGLITLPLLYYFESCNEQERTEMEALIAKAEEAGVPESIIEKLNEKEAFKKAKTNAQGHLEKALEIAQELPSSLFTEEIVQMFSSMDNRGN, from the coding sequence ATGGCTCCGAGCAAAGAAGATTTTCAGACCGTGCTGACGCAGGCGCGAGGGCTTGTCCAGGAGCAATTGAAACTCACCGAAAAGGTGATTTTCAATGTTGCGAAAAATGCACCTGCAGGAATCGGCGAACGCCTTGAATCGCTTTTCCAGCGCAAGGGCAAGCGAATCCGTTCGACGCTCCTTTGCCTAATTGCGCAGAGCGGTTCGCAGAAACCCGACAGCCAGCGCGTGGCTCAGGCCTGTGCAGGCATCGAGCTGTTGCACCTCGCAAGCCTTGTCCACGACGACATCATCGACGGCACCGACATCCGCCGCGGGCAGAAGACCGCCCACAAGGAATGGGGAACGCAGGTGGCCGTCCTTATTGGCGACTACGTTCTTTCGCAGGCCATGCAGTGCGTGATCGACGAAGAATCGCACGACATTCCGACAGTTCTTTCCAAGGCAGCAGACAAACTAATCGCCGGTGAAATTCTGGAGTTGGACCAGTCCGGCAACATGCGACTTTCGTTTGAAGAATACGACCGCATTATCGACGGAAAGACCGCAGCCCTGATTGCAGCGGCCGCCCGCATCGGCGCCATCCTCGCCGGATTTGACAAGGAAAACATCGACAAGTGCGCCCAGATGGGAAGCCACTTCGGCATCGCCTTCCAGATTATCGACGACCTTTTGGACTACGGTTTCGGAAGCAAGAACCTGGACAAGGCGAAGTTCACCGACCTCGGCAACGGACTCATCACGCTCCCGCTGCTGTACTACTTCGAAAGTTGTAACGAGCAGGAACGCACCGAGATGGAAGCCCTAATTGCAAAGGCGGAAGAGGCCGGAGTCCCCGAAAGCATTATCGAAAAGCTGAACGAAAAGGAAGCTTTCAAGAAGGCGAAGACAAACGCCCAGGGTCACTTGGAAAAGGCTCTCGAAATTGCTCAGGAACTTCCGAGTTCGCTCTTCACCGAAGAAATCGTCCAAATGTTTTCTTCGATGGACAACCGCGGCAATTAG
- a CDS encoding DUF721 domain-containing protein, with amino-acid sequence MFNRRKKPVCGKDPEDISVLLQMVLDKAHITDEMALEKLSEGFENIVGALIKPHVQIVKFERNILTLKCDSSAWKQELFLQKKAIIDKCNLLLGKPSVKNILFV; translated from the coding sequence ATGTTCAATCGCAGAAAAAAGCCTGTTTGCGGCAAGGATCCAGAAGACATCAGCGTTCTTTTGCAGATGGTCCTGGACAAGGCGCACATCACCGACGAAATGGCCCTGGAAAAGCTTTCCGAAGGGTTTGAAAACATCGTGGGAGCGCTCATAAAACCGCATGTTCAAATCGTTAAATTCGAGCGCAATATTTTGACGCTAAAGTGCGACAGTTCCGCGTGGAAACAGGAACTTTTCTTGCAGAAAAAAGCTATTATTGACAAGTGTAATTTATTGCTCGGAAAGCCCTCCGTCAAGAATATCCTTTTTGTCTAA